One Phaseolus vulgaris cultivar G19833 chromosome 2, P. vulgaris v2.0, whole genome shotgun sequence DNA window includes the following coding sequences:
- the LOC137811533 gene encoding transcription factor MYB106-like, with the protein MGRSPCCEKVGLKKGPWTPEEDKKLMAYIEEFGHGSWRALPSKAGLQRCGKSCRLRWTNYLRPDIKRGKFSLQEEQTIIQLHALLGNRWSAIAAQLPKRTDNEIKNYWNTHLKKRLTRMGIDPTTHKPKTDALGGSGGCQSKDAANLSHMAQWESARLEAEARLVRESKLQVQNNLGSCSNPQPARLVLNKITTQQPSLPPCLDILKAWQSSWSKPQPPTKESNPKMMHSMYAMMLSTEDTLESPTSTLCFPGTTSTMLPVSNNNNIGVLFNENNNNDMFPLSSTNMESGFMKENTVLHLQDDDIMAAVEAFRATTTVYDSNHNVVPPTLPNGGVLEGLNDDEGLVYESNDNLGVEEENMAMMNGDGSLCNVNLEENNKHYWNNIFNLVNDPLSGSSVF; encoded by the exons ATGGGCAGGTCACCATGCTGTGAAAAGGTGGGCTTGAAGAAAGGCCCTTGGACTCCCGAGGAGGACAAAAAGCTCATGGCTTACATAGAAGAGTTCGGCCACGGAAGCTGGCGTGCCTTGCCTTCCAAAGCTG GCCTTCAAAGATGTGGGAAGAGCTGCAGACTCAGGTGGACTAACTACCTTCGACCCGACATTAAAAGGGGAAAGTTCAGCTTGCAGGAAGAGCAAACAATCATTCAACTCCATGCCCTTCTTGGGAACAG ATGGTCAGCTATAGCGGCTCAACTTCCGAAGAGGACAGACAATGAGATAAAGAACTACTGGAACACACACCTGAAGAAAAGGTTAACCAGAATGGGGATAGACCCCACCACCCACAAGCCCAAAACCGATGCACTTGGTGGCTCCGGTGGTTGCCAATCCAAGGACGCAGCCAACCTGAGCCACATGGCGCAGTGGGAGAGTGCCCGTCTCGAAGCCGAAGCAAGGCTGGTGAGAGAGTCAAAGTTGCAAGTCCAGAACAACCTCGGATCCTGCTCCAACCCTCAACCGGCGAGGCTGGTCCTCAACAAAATCACTACGCAACAACCCTCTCTACCACCCTGTCTCGACATCCTCAAAGCATGGCAAAGCTCATGGTCCAAGCCACAACCACCAACAAAAGAAAGTAACCCCAAAATGATGCATAGCATGTACGCCATGATGCTATCCACCGAAGACACTCTTGAGTCTCCAACCTCTACGTTGTGCTTTCCAGGAACAACATCAACTATGCTTCCTGTCTCCAACAATAACAACATTGGAGTACTGTTCAATGAAAACAACAACAACGACATGTTTCCTCTCTCCAGCACAAACATGGAAAGTGGGTTCATGAAAGAGAACACAGTGTTACATTTGCAAGACGATGATATTATGGCGGCTGTGGAAGCATTTAGAGCCACTACTACAGTGTACGACAGCAATCATAATGTCGTTCCTCCCACACTCCCCAACGGTGGCGTCCTCGAAGGACTCAACGATGATGAAGGGTTGGTTTATGAGTCCAACGATAACTTGGGAGTGGAGGAAGAAAACATGGCAATGATGAACGGGGATGGAAGCCTCTGCAACGTGAACCTGGAAGAGAATAACAAGCATTACTGgaataacatatttaatttggTGAATGATCCTTTGTCTGGTTCCTCTGTCTTCTGA